From Eptesicus fuscus isolate TK198812 chromosome 22, DD_ASM_mEF_20220401, whole genome shotgun sequence, a single genomic window includes:
- the HJV gene encoding hemojuvelin, whose translation MGDPGQRPSPRSPHGSPPTLSTLTLLLLLCGYAHSQCKILRCNAEYVSSTLSLRGGGSPGALRGAGGGGRGGGGSGGLCRALRSYALCTRRTARTCRGDLAFHSAVHGIEDLMIQHNCSRQGPTAPPPARGPALPGAGPAHPAGPAAPDPCDYAGRFARLHGRPPGFLHCASFGDPHVRSFHHHFHTCRVRGAWPLLDNDFLFVQATSSPVAPGANATATRKLTIIFKNMQECIDQKVYQAEVDNLPAAFEDGSVNGGDRPGGSSLSIRTANPGSHVEIRAAYIGTTVVVRQAAGQLSFAIRVAEDVARAFSAEQDLQLCVGGCPPSQRLSRAERSPRGALSLDAARRLCKAGLPVEDAYFHSCVFDVSVSGDPNWTVAAQAALEDARAFLPDLEKLHLFPSDAGVPLSSAALPAPLLPGLWVLWLGIQ comes from the exons ATGGGGGATCCAGGCCAGCGCCCTAGTCCCCGGTCCCCCCACGGCAGTCCCCCAACTCTAAGCACTCTCActctcctgctgctcctctgtgGATATG CTCACTCTCAGTGCAAGATCCTCCGCTGCAATGCTGAGTACGTGTCGTCCACCTTGAGCCTCAGAGGCGGGGGCTCCCCGGGGGCGCTCcgaggggcgggcggcgggggccggggcggcgggggctcCGGCGGCCTCTGCCGGGCGCTCCGCTCCTACGCGCTGTGCACGCGGCGCACGGCGCGCACCTGCCGCGGGGACCTGGCCTTCCACTCGGCGGTGCACGGCATCGAGGACCTGATGATCCAGCACAACTGCTCCCGCCAGGGCCCCACGGCGCCGCCCccggcccgcggccccgccctgcccggcgCCGGCCCCGCGCACCCCGCGGGCCCCGCCGCCCCCGACCCCTGCGACTACGCGGGCCGGTTCGCCCGCCTGCACGGCCGCCCCCCGGGCTTCCTGCACTGCGCCTCCTTCGGGGACCCCCACGTGCGCAGCTTCCACCACCACTTCCACACGTGCCGAGTGCGGGGCGCGTGGCCGCTGCTGGACAACGACTTCCTCTTCGTCCAGGCCACCAGCTCGCCCGTGGCTCCCGGCGCCAACGCCACCGCCACCCGGAAG CTCACCATTATCTTTAAGAACATGCAGGAGTGCATCGATCAGAAGGTCTACCAGGCGGAGGTGGACAACCTCCCCGCCGCCTTCGAAGATGGCTCCGTCAATGGCGGGGACCGCCCCGGGGGCTCCAGCCTGTCCATCCGCACGGCGAACCCCGGCAGCCACGTGGAGATCCGAGCCGCCTACATCGGCACCACGGTGGTCGTCCGGCAGGCGGCCGGGCAGCTCTCCTTCGCCATCCGGGTGGCGGAGGACGTGGCGCGGGCCTTCTCGGCCGAGCAGGACCTGCAGCTGTGCGTGGGCGGCTGCCCCCCGAGCCAGCGGCTCTCCCGCGCCGAGCGCAGCCCCCGGGGGGCGCTGAGCCTGGACGCCGCCCGGCGGCTGTGCAAGGCCGGGCTGCCGGTGGAAGACGCTTACTTCCATTCCTGTGTCTTCGACGTTTCTGTCTCCGGGGACCCCAACTGGACGGTGGCCGCGCAGGCCGCGCTCGAGGACGCCCGAGCCTTCCTGCCGGACCTAGAAAAGCTGCACCTCTTCCCCTCGGATGCCGGGGTCCCCCTCTCCTCGgcggccctcccagccccactgctcCCCGGCCTCTGGGTCCTGTGGCTTGGCATTCAGTAG